ACACAAGCCGTTGCCCGCCCAGTTGCTTGGCCCGATTCATCAGGAATGGCCAATCTAACTCTGGATGAGTGTGAATCAACGCCGCAATGTCACAGACACGAGCAAGCTTGTCCCAGCAATCTTTGCTACCATGCCCGCACAACAACAGCAACGAGTTTTCGGTGGATAGCTTAGTGACCTCTTCTCCCAAAATTGACACCGTTTCCAGGTTTTGCCAGAGAGCAGGTGAGTCTATGGAAAATGCAAAATGCTTGGGCATGACACGCCAATGGAGTTCGACTACGGTCTGGCTTGATTGACGCACAAAAGGATATGCACATTCACGAATAAACCGATGAATCTGGGGCGATCGCACAAATAGTTCATATTGTGAGTCGGTCAGAGTTGCCCGTTCAATTTTCATGCGATCGCCCATCGTCATGAACCAATCCCTCGCCCGAACTAAGTCAACTTCTGGCACCAAAATATCTAGATCACTAAACTGTCGTCGTGCCAGATCTCCATAGGCTGAAACTGCCATTTCGGGTCCCTTAAATGGCAACGCTAAAATACCTTGTTGCCGCAGTTCATTCAAAAGGGTCAACAGTTCGCGGGTTCGCATCAAATTGCGAATTCCGTTTGCTCGAAACTGCTGTTTCAACGGAAGCAGGATTTTGGCAGGAACGCGATCAGCGCAATAACGACTAATGTTTTCGTAAACTAACGGCATCACACTATGACGTTCTGCCAGTTGAGTCAAATGTGACCAATCAATTACTTGGGACGATTGAAGAATCGCGTGAAGCATCTCTACTGCTGATGCTTCTAAATGGGGACGTGACAGAAGTAACAACAGCCTGATTTCCGGTGCAACGCTACTAACAAACAG
Above is a genomic segment from Oscillatoria sp. FACHB-1407 containing:
- a CDS encoding nucleotidyltransferase domain-containing protein, with product MLHAILQSSQVIDWSHLTQLAERHSVMPLVYENISRYCADRVPAKILLPLKQQFRANGIRNLMRTRELLTLLNELRQQGILALPFKGPEMAVSAYGDLARRQFSDLDILVPEVDLVRARDWFMTMGDRMKIERATLTDSQYELFVRSPQIHRFIRECAYPFVRQSSQTVVELHWRVMPKHFAFSIDSPALWQNLETVSILGEEVTKLSTENSLLLLCGHGSKDCWDKLARVCDIAALIHTHPELDWPFLMNRAKQLGGQRLVLLGLLLAQMLLGTSLPPMIQEAIAADTVLPALAEETATALFANHASQQPFRATQFHLKIRERWLDKARYFSRIAMTPTTLDWQMYPRSTFPPLLYYLLRPVRLILQARGKQLVRE